In bacterium, one DNA window encodes the following:
- a CDS encoding heparinase II/III-family protein: protein GSIPMESKAPLTNRWEHGDHTSLFVSSYSFAPVKPVSWQRRVLFVDRSYWLLQDVLTGEQPEADVEQNFQFEADIKIEFQAGVTVATAPNGARLALVPLEGGLSPKLTVGDKEPHVSYWPDGKPKTVLAREDNRDQKHGRGWTGRSSDKLIPAPAVTYVGKAKLPAALTLAIVPLAPGQTLEQVPQITRAGDVWTLPCSGAIHGAPGTDGTAGAMNRAATVRFETTVDGCRVIP, encoded by the coding sequence TGGGCTCGATCCCGATGGAGTCGAAGGCCCCGCTGACGAACCGCTGGGAGCATGGCGACCACACCAGCCTCTTCGTCAGCAGCTACTCCTTCGCCCCGGTCAAGCCCGTCAGCTGGCAGCGACGCGTGTTGTTCGTGGACAGGAGCTACTGGCTTCTGCAGGACGTGCTGACCGGCGAGCAGCCCGAGGCCGACGTCGAGCAGAACTTCCAGTTCGAGGCCGACATCAAGATCGAGTTCCAGGCGGGCGTCACGGTGGCCACGGCGCCCAACGGCGCGCGGCTGGCGCTGGTGCCGCTGGAGGGTGGCCTGAGCCCCAAGCTGACCGTCGGGGACAAGGAACCGCACGTCTCGTACTGGCCCGATGGCAAGCCCAAGACGGTGCTGGCCCGCGAGGACAACCGCGACCAGAAGCACGGGCGCGGCTGGACCGGCCGCAGCAGCGACAAGCTCATCCCAGCTCCAGCCGTCACGTATGTTGGCAAGGCGAAGCTCCCCGCGGCCCTCACTCTGGCGATCGTGCCGCTGGCGCCGGGGCAGACGCTGGAGCAGGTGCCGCAGATCACGCGCGCCGGCGACGTGTGGACGCTGCCGTGTAGCGGCGCCATTCATGGCGCCCCGGGCACGGATGGCACGGCGGGCGCGATGAATCGCGCCGCTACTGTGCGCTTTGAGACGACCGTAGACGGCTGTCGCGTCATCCCGTGA